One region of Manis pentadactyla isolate mManPen7 chromosome 9, mManPen7.hap1, whole genome shotgun sequence genomic DNA includes:
- the PCNX3 gene encoding pecanex-like protein 3 isoform X6 gives MGSQVLQILRQGVWASLTGGWFFDPHQSTFSNCFHLYVWIFLLTFPFLLYMVLPPSLMVAGVYCLVVAVIFATIKTVNYRLHAMFDQGEIVEKRNSTMGELEEQPAQGDSSLPRDPGVEMTVFRKVSSTPPVRCSSQHSVFGFNQVSELLPRMEDSGPLRDIKELVREQGSNNVIVTSADREMLKLSSQEKLIGDLPQTPPGAAPDPSLPSTDSSERSPLAGDGAPWSGSSVVDTPMSPLLKGSLSQELSKSFLTLTRPDRTLVRTSSRREQRRGASGYQPLDRRGSGEPTPQKAGSSDSCFSGTDRETLSSFKSEKTNSTHLDSPPGGQAPEGSDTDPPSEAELPASPDAGVPSDDTLRSFDTVIGAGTPPGPAEPLLVVRPKDLALLRPSKRRPPMRRHSPPGRAPRRPLLEAGGFFEDEDTSEGSELSPASSLRSQRRYSTDSSSSTSCYSPESSRGAAGGPRKRRAPHGAEEGTAVPPKRPYGTQRTPSTASAKTHARVLSMDGAGGDVLRAPLAGSKAELEAQAGVELAAGEPTVLPAEARRGPAANQPGWRGELQEEGAVGGAAEEMGKRDRSSSVRRTQAIRRRHNAGSNPTPPASVMGSPPSSLQEAQRSRAASHSRALTLPSALHFASSLLLTRAGANVHEACTFDDTSEGAVHYFYDESGVRRSYTFGLAGGGYENPVGQQGEQAANGAWDRHSHSSSFHSADVPEAAGSLNLLQPRPVVLQGMQVRRVPLEIPEEQTLMEEALPRAQHSYKYWLLPGRWTSVRYERLALLALLDRTRGLVENILGVGLSSLVAFLGYLLLLKGFFSDIWVFQFCLVIASCQYSLLKSVQPDAASPMHGHNWVIAYSRPVYFCICCLLIWLLDALGSAQPFPPVSLYGLTLFSASFFFCARDVATVFTLCFPFVFLLGLLPQVNTCLMYLLEQIDMHGFGGTAATSPLTAVFSLSRSLLAAALLYGFCLGAIKTPWPEQHVPVLFSVFCGLLVALSYHLSRQSSDPTVLWSLVRSKLFPELEERSLETARAEPPDPLPDKMRQSVREVLHSDLVMCAVIAVLTFAISASTVFIALKSVLGFVLYALAGAVGFFTHYLLPQLRKQLPWFCLSQPVLKPLEYSQYEVRGAAQVMWFEKLYASLQCVEKYLIYPAVVLNALTVDAHTVVTYPDKFCLYCRALLMTVAGLKLLRSAFCCPPQQYLTLAFTVLLFHFDCPRLSQGFLLDYFLMSLLCSKLWDLLYKLRFVLTYIAPWQITWGSAFHAFAQPFAVPHSAMLFVQALLSALFSTPLNPLLGSAVFIMSYARPLKFWERDYNTKRVDHSNTRLVTQLDRNPGADDNNLNSIFYEHLTRSLQHTLCGDLVLGRWGNYGPGDCFVLASDYLNALVHLIEVGNGLITFQLRGLEFRGTYCQQREVEAITEGVEEDEGCCCCEPGHLPRVLSFNAAFGQRWLAWEVTASKYVLEGYSISDNNAASMLQVFDLRKILITYYVKSIIYYVSRSPKLEAWLSHEGITAALRPVRAPGYADSDPTFLLSVDEDYDLRLSGLSLPSFCAAHLEWIQYCASRRGQPVDQDWNSPLVTLCFGLCVLGRRALGTASHSMSASLEPFLYGLHALFKGDFRITSPRDEWVFADMDLLHRVVAPGVRMALKLHQDHFTSPDEYEEPAALYDAIAANEERLVISHEGDPAWRSAILSNTPSLLALRHVLDDASDEYKIIMLNRRHLSFRVIKVNRECVRGLWAGQQQELVFLRNRNPERGSIQNAKQALRNMINSSCDQPLGYPIYVSPLTTSLAGSHPQLRALWGGPVSLGAIARWLLHSWERLHKGCGAGCNSGGNVDDSDCGGGGGLTTLSNNPPLAHPTPENTAGSGDQPLPPGPGWGPRSSLSGSGDGRPPPLLQWPPPRLPGPTPASPVPTEGPRPSRPPGPGLLSSEGSSGKWSLGGRKGLGGSEGEPASGSPKGGTPKSQVPLDLSLSPDISTNASPPRAAQDIPCLDSTEPESGTPTGAPGDWPAPAEERESPAAQPLLEHQY, from the exons ATGGGGTCGCAGGTATTGCAGATCCTGCGCCAGGGGGTGTGGGCCTCGCTCACCGGCGGTTGGTTCTTCGATCCGCACCAGAGCACCTTCTCCAACTGCTTCCACCTCTATGTCTGGATCTTCTTGCTCACCTTTCCCTTCTTGCTGTACATG GTCCTGCCCCCCAGCTTGATGGTGGCTGGCGTGTACTGCCTTGTGGTGGCTGTCATCTTCGCTACCATCAAGACTGTGAACTATCGGCTGCATGCTATGTTCGACCAGGGCGAAATTGTGGAGAAGCGCAACTCCACCATGGGGGAGCTGGAGGAACAGCCTGCCCAGGGGGACAGCAGTCTGCCCAG GGACCCTGGAGTGGAGATGACAGTGTTTCGGAAAGTGAGTTCCACACCCCCAGTACGCTGTAGCTCCCAGCATTCTGTGTTTGGCTTCAACCAGGTCTCG GAGTTGTTGCCCCGGATGGAGGACTCTGGCCCCCTAAGAG ACATCAAGGAGTTGGTGCGGGAGCAGGGCAGCAACAACGTGATTGTCACCTCAGCTGACCGAGAGATGCTGAAGTTGAGCTCACAGGAAAAACTGA TTGGAGACCTTCCCCAGACGCCCCCGggggctgccccagacccctcTCTCCCTAGCACGGACTCTTCAGAACGTTCTCCCCTCGCTGGAGATGGAGCCCCCTGGAGTGGGAGCAGCGTGGTTGACACTCCCATGAGCCCTCTACTGAAGGGGAGCCTCAGCCAGGAGCTGAGCAAGAGCTTCCTGACCCTGACCCGGCCTGACCGGACCCTGGTGAGGACCAGCAGTCGACGGGAACAACGCCGGGGAGCGAGTGGCTACCAGCCCCTCGACCGGCGGGGCTCGGGTGAGCCAACGCCCCAGAAAGCTGGCTCTTCAGATTCCTGCTTCAGTGGCACTGACAGGGAGACATTGAGCAGCTTCAAGAGTGAGAAGACCAACTCCACCCACCTGGACAGCCCCCCTGGGGGGCAGGCCCCTGAGGGCAGCGACACAGACCCCCCCTCTGAGGCTGAGCTGCCTGCCTCACCAGATGCTGGAGTCCCCTCAGATGACACACTGCGTTCCTTTGACACAGTCATAGGAGCAGGGACACCACCGGGTCCGGCTGAGCCACTCCTGGTTGTGCGGCCCAAGGACTTGGCTCTGCTGCGGCCTAGCAAACGGCGGCCACCTATGAGAAGACACTCCCCACCTGGCCGTGCCCCTCGGCGGCCCCTGCTTGAAGCAGGGGGCTTCTTTGAGGATGAAGATACCAGCGAGGGCAGTGAACTGAGCCCGGCCTCTAGTCTTCGATCTCAGCGCCGCTACAGTACTGACAGCTCCTCTTCTACTTCCTGCTACTCCCCTGAGAGCTCCCGGGGTGCAGCAGGGGGACCCCGGAAGCGAAGGGCTCCCCATGGGGCTGAGGAGGGGACTGCTGTGCCCCCTAAGAGGCCCTATGGGACCCAGCGGACGCCTAGTACCGCCAGCGCCAAAACACATGCACGTGTGCTGAGCATGGATGGGGCAGGGGGTGATGTCCTAAGGGCCCCCCTGGCTGGCTCCAAGGCTGAGCTGGAGGCCCAGGCAGGGGTGGAGCTGGCTGCTGGTGAGCCCACTGTGCTACCTGCCGAGGCCCGCAGGGGACCCGCTGCTAACCAGCCCGGCTGGCGGGGGGAGCTGCAGGAGGAAGGTGCCGTTGGGGGAG CGGCAGAGGAGATGGGCAAACGGGACCGCTCGAGTAGTGTGAGGCGGACCCAGGCCATCCGGAGACGCCACAATGCCGGCAGCAaccccacccctccagcctctgtcATGGGCTCACCACCCAG CAGCCTGCAGGAAGCTCAGCGCAGCCGGGCTGCCTCCCACTCCCGGGCGCTGACGCTGCCCTCTGCCCTGCACTTCGCCTCCTCACTGCTGCTCACTCGGGCTGGCGCCAACGTGCATGAGGCCTGCACCTTTGATGACACCTCTGAGGGTGCCGTGCACTACTTCTATGATGAGAGCG GCGTGAGGCGTTCCTACACTTTTGGCCTGGCTGGAGGCGGCTATGAGAACCCCGTagggcagcagggggagcaggcAGCCAACGGAGCCTG GGACCGCCACTCGCATTCCTCCAGCTTCCACTCAGCTGATGTCCCCGAGGCGGCGGGCAGCCTGAACTTATTGCAGCCAAGGCCTGTGGTTCTGCAGGGCATGCAGGTGCGCCGCGTGCCCCTGGAGATCCCAGAG GAGCAGACGCTGATGGAGGAGGCACTGCCCCGTGCCCAGCACAGCTACAAGTACTGGCTTCTTCCTGGCCGTTGGACCTCTGTGCGCTACGAGCGGCTCGCCCTGCTGGCCTTGCTGGACCG GACTCGGGGGCTGGTGGAGAACATCCTCGGCGTTGGCCTGAGCAGCCTTGTTGCCTTCCTGGGCTACCTGTTGCTGCTCAAGGGCTTCTTCAGCGACATCTGGGTCTTCCAGTTCTGCCTTGTCATTGCCTCCTGCCAGTATTCTCTACTCAAG AGTGTGCAGCCTGATGCGGCATCTCCCATGCAT GGCCACAACTGGGTGATTGCGTACAGTCGGCCCGTCTACTTCTGCATCTGCTGTCTCCTCATCTGGCTGCTGGATGCCCTGGGCTCGGCTCAGCCCTTCCCGCCCGTCTCCCTCTACGGCCTCACCCTCTTCTCCGCCTCCTTCTTCTTCTGTGCCCGTGACGTGGCCACTG TGTTCACCTTGTGCTTCCCGTTCGTCTTCCTCCTGGGCCTCCTGCCCCAGGTCAATACCTGCCTCATGTACCTGCTGGAGCAGATAGACATGCATGGCTTTGGGGGCACAG CTGCCACCAGCCCGCTCACCGCGGTCTTCAGCCTCTCCCGCAGCCTGCTGGCTGCTGCCCTGCTCTACGGCTTCTGCCTTGGGGCCATCAAG ACTCCTTGGCCAGAGCAGCACGTCCCTGTCCTCTTCTCGGTCTTCTGTGGCCTCCTGGTGGCGCTGTCTTACCACTTGAGCCGGCAGAGCAGTGACCCCACCGTGCTCTG GTCTCTGGTCCGGAGCAAGCTCTTCCCTGAGCTGGAGGAACGGAGCTTAGAGACAGCCCGGGCCGAGCCGCCAGACCCACTTCCAGACAAGATGCGCCAGTCAGTG CGTGAAGTTCTGCACTCTGACCTGGTGATGTGTGCGGTGATCGCTGTGCTCACCTTCGCCATCAGCGCCAGCACCGTCTTCATCGCCCTGAAG TCGGTGCTGGGTTTCGTGTTGTACGCGCTGGCTGGGGCCGTGGGCTTCTTCACACATTACCTGCTGCCGCAGCTCCGCAAGCAGCTGCCCTGGTTCTGCCTGTCCCAGCCTGTGCTGAAGCCGCTGGAGTACAGCCAGTACGAAGTGCGCG GCGCAGCCCAGGTGATGTGGTTTGAGAAGTTGTATGCCAGCCTGCAGTGTGTCGAGAAGTACCTCATCTACCCTGCCGTGGTGCTCAATGCCCTCACAGTGGATGCCCACACTGTCGTCACCTACCCGGACAAGTTCTGCCTCTA CTGCCGGGCGCTGCTGATGACGGTGGCTGGGCTGAAGCTGCTGCGCTCGGCCTTCTGCTGCCCGCCCCAGCAGTACCTGACCTTGGCCTTCACCGTCCTGCTCTTCCACTTCGACTGTCCGCGCCTCTCTCAGGGCTTTCTGCTCGACTACTTCCTCATGTCCCTGCTCTGCAGTAAG CTGTGGGACCTGCTGTACAAGCTGCGTTTTGTGCTGACCTACATCGCGCCCTGGCAGATCACCTGGGGCTCGGCTTTCCACGCTTTTGCCCAGCCCTTTGCTGTGCCAC ACTCAGCCATGCTGTTCGTTCAGGCCCTGCTCTCCGCGCTCTTCTCCACCCCACTCAACCCCCTCTTGGGCAGCGCTGTTTTCATTATGTCCTACGCACGGCCCCTCAAGTTCTGGGAGCGCGACTACAA CACTAAACGTGTGGATCATTCCAACACCCGCCTGGTCACACAGCTGGACCGGAACCCCG GCGCTGATGACAACAACCTCAACTCCATCTTCTATGAGCACTTGACACGCTCGCTGCAGCACACGCTGTGTGGGGACCTGGTGCTGGGCCGCTGGGGCAACTATGGCCCTGGGGACTGCTTTGTCCTGGCCTCCGACTACCTCAATGCCCTGGTGCACCTCATCGAGGTTGGCAACGGCCTCATCACCTTCCAGCTGCGCGGCCTTGAGTTCCGGG GTACTTACTGCCAGCAGCGCGAGGTGGAGGCCATCACGGAGGGCGTGGAGGAGGATgagggctgctgctgctgcgaGCCTGGCCACCTGCCTCGGGTCCTGTCCTTCAATGCTGCCTTTGGGCAGCGCTGGCTGGCCTGGGAGGTGACAGCCAGCAAGTATGTGCTGGAGGGCTACAGCATCAGCGACAACAACGCCGCCTCCATGCTGCAGGTCTTTGACCTCCGCAAGATCCTTATCACCTACTATGTCAAG AGCATCATCTACTACGTGAGCCGCTCGCCAAAGCTGGAGGCATGGCTGAGCCACGAGGGCATCACAGCAGCTCTGCGGCCTGTGCGGGCACCTGGCTATGCTGACTCAGACCCCACCTTCTTGCTGAGCGTAGACGAGGACTATGACCTCCGCCTCTCTGGACTCTCGCTGCCCTCCTTCTGCGCAGCACACCTCGAGTGGATCCAGTACTGCGCCTCCCGGCGCGGCCAG CCCGTGGATCAGGATTGGAACTCGCCACTGGTTACGCTGTGTTTTGGCCTATGTGTGCTGGGCCGCCGGGCCCTGGGGACAGCCTCACACAGCATGTCTGCCAG CCTGGAGCCCTTCCTCTACGGCCTGCACGCCCTGTTCAAGGGGGACTTCCGTATCACCTCCCCACGCGATGAGTGGGTCTTTGCTGACATGGACCTGCTTCATCGCGTGGTGGCACCTGGGGTTCGCATGGCCCTCAAGCTCCACCAG gATCACTTCACATCCCCAGATGAGTATGAGGAGCCAGCTGCCCTGTATGATGCCATCGCGGCCAATGAGGAGCGGCTGGTCATCTCGCACGAGGGTGACCCCGCCTGGCGCAGTGCCATCCTCAGCAACACGCCCTCACTGCTGGCGCTGCGCCATGTCCTGGATGATGCCTCCGACGAGTACAAGATCATCATGCTCAACCGGCGCCACCTGAGCTTCCGAGTCATCAAG GTGAATCGCGAGTGTGTGCGTGGCCTGTGGGCTGGACAGCAGCAGGAGCTGGTGTTCCTGCGCAACCGCAACCCCGAGCGTGGCAGTATCCAGAACGCCAAGCAGGCACTCCGCAACATGATCAATTCCTCCTGTGACCAGCCGCTGGGCTACCCCATCTACGTGTCACCCCTTACCACCTCTCTGGCCGGCAGCCATCCCCAGCTGCGTGCGCTGTGGGGTGGCCCCGTCAGCCTGGGCGCCATCGCCCGCTGGCTTCTGCACAGCTGGGAGAG GCTTCATAAGGGCTGTGGTGCTGGCTGCAACAGCGGTGGGAATGTGGACGACTCAGACTGTGGCGGAGGTGGTGGCTTGACCACCCTCAGCAATAACCCCCCCTTGGCACACCCCACGCCTGAGAACACAGCAG GCAGTGGTGACCAACCCCTCCCACCAGGCCCTGGCTGGGGCCCTCGGTCCTCCCTGAGTGGCTCTGGTGACGGGCGCCCCCCACCTCTGCTGCAGTGGCCACCCCCTCGGCTCCCTGGACCAACCCCTGCTTCACCTGTCCCCACTGAGGGTCCCCGGCCCTCAAGGCCCCCTGGCCCTGGTCTCCTCAGTTCTGAGGGTTCCAGTGGGAAGTGGAGCCTGGGAGGTCGGAAGGGGCTGGGGGGATCCGAGGGGGAGCCAGCCTCAGGGAGCCCCAAAGGAGGCACCCCCAAATCTCAG GTGCCCCTAGACCTCAGCCTCAGTCCAGATATCAGCACCAACGCCTCACCCCCCAGAGCAGCCCAGGACATTCCTTGCTTGGACAGCACTGAACCCGAGAGTGGCACACCCACTGGGGCCCCCGGTGACTGGCCTGCCCCTGCTGAGGAGCGCGAGAGCCCTGCTGCCCAGCCCTTGCTGGAGCATCAGTACTGA